One region of Pseudomonas glycinae genomic DNA includes:
- a CDS encoding ferredoxin--NADP reductase — MTVSAEKFTCQTLLDVQPLTPSLFTLRTTRDAGFRFRAGQFARLGVTKSDGSTVWRAYSMVSSPFDEFLEFFSIVVPGGEFTSELSRLQAGDSLLVERQAFGYLTLDRFVDGRDLWLLSTGTGVAPFLSILQDFEVWEKFERIILVYSVREGRELAYQQLISELTQRDYLAEYAHKFRFTPVVTREPYAGALNGRITTLIENGELEKLAGVELTPAYSRVMLCGNPQMIDDTRALLKQRGMALSLTRRPGQVAVENYW, encoded by the coding sequence ATGACCGTCAGTGCAGAAAAGTTCACGTGCCAGACCCTGCTCGACGTGCAACCCTTGACCCCAAGTCTGTTCACCTTGCGTACGACGCGCGACGCCGGCTTTCGCTTTCGGGCCGGTCAGTTTGCCAGACTGGGCGTGACCAAGTCCGATGGCAGCACGGTGTGGCGTGCCTACTCCATGGTGTCCTCGCCGTTCGACGAGTTCCTCGAGTTCTTCTCGATCGTGGTGCCGGGTGGTGAGTTCACCAGTGAGCTGAGTCGACTGCAGGCAGGTGATTCATTGTTGGTGGAGCGTCAGGCATTTGGCTACCTGACCCTGGATCGATTTGTCGATGGTCGCGATCTTTGGCTGCTTTCCACAGGCACCGGCGTGGCCCCCTTTCTGTCGATTCTGCAGGACTTTGAAGTCTGGGAAAAATTCGAACGCATCATTCTTGTGTACAGCGTGCGGGAAGGGCGGGAGCTGGCTTATCAACAGCTGATCAGCGAACTGACACAGCGCGACTACCTCGCCGAGTACGCCCACAAGTTCCGGTTCACTCCGGTGGTTACGCGTGAGCCGTACGCAGGTGCCCTCAATGGACGCATCACCACGCTGATTGAAAATGGCGAGCTGGAAAAGCTGGCCGGTGTCGAACTCACTCCCGCTTATTCTCGGGTCATGCTCTGCGGCAATCCGCAGATGATCGATGACACCCGGGCGCTACTCAAGCAACGCGGCATGGCCTTGAGCCTGACCCGGCGACCGGGGCAAGTGGCGGTAGAAAACTACTGGTGA
- a CDS encoding autoinducer binding domain-containing protein, with product MEMWKESQLKQLTYAKHIDTAYPILERFAQNLGFSFCGISVTSTDRSTAFKSLHINNYPPSWSRQYEEKNHEEVDPVIAHCNRSMLPIVWTQEVFCKAPQLWEALQDQGLQHGWSQSFLNNDCGFCSILSLARPHCPITPMELYEHFGYMFYVTSHLSDLFARTLPTRPEQTRQPRLSAREIEVLKLCAVGKTAYECARILSLSERTINYHVHNVMEKLNVCNKISAVIAAAKAGII from the coding sequence ATGGAAATGTGGAAGGAGTCTCAGTTAAAACAACTGACCTATGCCAAGCACATAGATACGGCGTATCCGATTCTGGAAAGGTTCGCCCAAAATCTCGGATTCAGCTTTTGTGGTATTTCAGTGACTTCGACAGATCGGAGCACTGCGTTCAAATCCTTGCATATCAACAACTACCCCCCATCATGGAGCCGGCAATATGAAGAAAAAAATCACGAAGAAGTTGACCCGGTAATAGCACATTGCAATCGCTCGATGTTGCCGATTGTCTGGACCCAGGAAGTTTTCTGCAAAGCGCCACAACTCTGGGAGGCACTTCAGGACCAGGGACTGCAGCATGGCTGGTCGCAATCATTCCTTAATAACGACTGCGGTTTTTGCAGCATTCTCAGCCTGGCCCGGCCACACTGTCCGATCACCCCGATGGAGCTGTACGAACATTTTGGCTACATGTTCTATGTCACCAGTCATTTGAGCGATCTGTTCGCCCGTACACTCCCCACGCGACCGGAGCAGACTCGGCAACCTCGGTTGTCGGCCCGTGAAATAGAAGTGCTGAAGCTGTGCGCAGTCGGCAAGACAGCCTATGAGTGCGCCAGAATCCTGAGTCTCAGCGAACGCACCATCAACTATCACGTGCACAACGTGATGGAGAAGTTGAACGTCTGCAACAAGATCTCTGCGGTCATCGCCGCCGCCAAGGCCGGGATCATCTAG
- a CDS encoding PilZ domain-containing protein gives MSEHPSERRRFKRIAFDARTELSQGEYIWPVRLIDLSLKGLLIERPEPWLGNPEQDFFVDIHLSEDVHIEMDVQLAHEDRGQLGFVCRHISLESIQRLRRLIELNLADETELEREFAALIDV, from the coding sequence ATGAGCGAGCACCCGTCCGAGCGTCGCCGCTTCAAACGTATCGCATTCGATGCCCGAACCGAATTGAGCCAGGGCGAGTACATCTGGCCGGTGAGGCTGATCGACCTGTCGCTCAAGGGATTGTTGATCGAGCGACCGGAACCCTGGCTGGGCAATCCCGAGCAGGACTTTTTCGTCGACATTCATCTGAGCGAGGACGTGCACATCGAGATGGATGTGCAACTGGCTCATGAAGATCGCGGCCAGCTCGGTTTTGTTTGCCGGCATATCAGCCTGGAGTCGATTCAGCGCCTGCGTCGCCTGATCGAACTCAATCTGGCCGACGAAACCGAGCTGGAACGCGAGTTCGCGGCGCTGATCGACGTCTGA
- a CDS encoding catalase, which translates to MNSMPGLRAFPYRRTFGLLTAGLLTLSANAAPLTRDNGAAVGDNQNSQTAGPNGPVLLQDVQLIQKLQRFDRERIPERVVHARGTGAHGTFTATNDLSDLSKAKVFTVGQITPVFVRFSSVVHGNHSPETLRDPRGFATKFYTADGNWDLVGNNFPTFFIRDAIKFPDMVHAFKPDPRTNLDDDARRFDFFSHVPEATRTLTELYSNNGTPASYREMDGNSVHAYKLVNAKGDVNYVKFHWKSLQGIKNLDPEQVVKVQGRDYSHMSNDLVSQIGSGNFPKWDLYIQVLKPQDLSKFDFDPLDATKIWPGIPERKVGQMVLNRNPSNVFQETEQVAMAPSNVVPGIEPSEDRLLQGRMFSYADTQMYRLGANAQQLPINAAKVTVNNGNQDGAMNGGATHSGVNYQPSRLQPREETQSARYSQAALQGSTQQAKIQREQNFKQAGDLYRSFSKKERKDLIESFGGSLASADDESKHIILSFLYKADPEYGAGVTKVAKGDLSRVKALAAKLAD; encoded by the coding sequence ATGAATTCCATGCCTGGCCTGAGGGCCTTTCCCTATCGTCGTACCTTCGGTTTGTTGACTGCGGGTCTACTGACCCTCTCCGCGAATGCCGCGCCCCTGACCCGGGATAACGGTGCAGCGGTCGGTGACAATCAGAACTCACAGACCGCCGGCCCCAACGGACCGGTGTTGTTGCAGGATGTTCAGCTGATTCAGAAGCTGCAGCGCTTTGATCGTGAGCGCATTCCCGAGCGTGTCGTGCATGCCCGGGGTACCGGTGCACATGGCACGTTCACCGCGACCAACGACCTGAGTGATCTGAGCAAGGCCAAGGTGTTCACAGTCGGGCAGATCACTCCGGTGTTCGTGCGCTTCTCATCCGTGGTGCATGGCAACCATTCCCCGGAGACTTTGCGTGATCCACGCGGGTTCGCGACCAAGTTCTATACGGCAGATGGCAACTGGGATCTGGTAGGCAACAACTTTCCTACCTTCTTCATACGCGATGCAATCAAGTTTCCGGACATGGTGCATGCCTTCAAGCCGGATCCTCGCACTAATCTGGATGACGATGCCCGACGCTTCGACTTCTTTTCCCATGTACCGGAAGCCACCCGTACGTTGACCGAGCTGTATTCCAACAATGGAACACCGGCCAGTTACAGGGAGATGGATGGCAACAGCGTACACGCCTACAAGTTGGTCAATGCCAAGGGCGATGTGAATTACGTGAAATTTCACTGGAAAAGTTTGCAAGGGATAAAGAATCTTGATCCTGAGCAAGTCGTGAAAGTACAGGGGCGCGATTATAGTCATATGAGTAATGACTTGGTGAGCCAGATCGGCAGTGGCAACTTTCCAAAGTGGGACTTATACATTCAGGTGCTAAAACCGCAAGACTTGTCCAAGTTTGATTTCGATCCTCTTGACGCTACCAAGATCTGGCCAGGTATTCCTGAGCGGAAAGTTGGACAAATGGTATTGAACCGTAACCCTTCCAATGTCTTCCAGGAAACCGAACAAGTTGCAATGGCACCGTCGAATGTCGTGCCGGGAATTGAGCCTTCGGAAGACCGCTTGTTGCAGGGGCGGATGTTCTCTTACGCAGATACGCAAATGTATCGCCTTGGTGCCAATGCCCAGCAGTTGCCGATCAATGCTGCGAAAGTAACGGTCAACAATGGCAACCAGGATGGTGCGATGAATGGCGGTGCGACCCACTCTGGCGTCAACTATCAGCCAAGTCGCCTGCAACCGCGTGAAGAAACGCAGAGTGCGCGTTACAGTCAGGCGGCCCTGCAAGGCAGCACGCAACAGGCGAAGATCCAGCGTGAACAGAACTTCAAGCAGGCCGGAGATCTGTATCGCTCGTTCAGCAAGAAGGAACGTAAGGATCTGATCGAGAGCTTTGGCGGTTCGCTGGCGAGTGCCGATGATGAGAGCAAGCACATCATTCTGTCCTTTCTCTACAAGGCGGATCCGGAATACGGCGCCGGGGTGACCAAAGTGGCCAAGGGTGACCTGAGTCGGGTCAAGGCGTTGGCGGCCAAACTGGCCGACTGA
- the mscL gene encoding large-conductance mechanosensitive channel protein MscL, translating to MGVLSEFKAFAVKGNVVDMAVGIIIGAAFGKIVSSFVGDVIMPPIGLLIGGVDFSDLAVTLKAAEGSAPAVVLAYGKFIQSVLDFVIVAFAIFMGVKAINRLKREEAVAPTLPPVPTKEEELLGEIRDLLKAQNNRP from the coding sequence ATGGGCGTGCTTAGCGAGTTCAAGGCCTTCGCGGTCAAAGGCAATGTGGTCGACATGGCCGTCGGTATCATCATCGGCGCGGCGTTCGGCAAAATCGTTTCGTCGTTTGTCGGTGACGTGATCATGCCGCCAATCGGACTGCTGATCGGCGGGGTGGACTTCAGTGACCTGGCCGTCACGCTGAAAGCCGCCGAGGGCAGCGCCCCAGCGGTGGTATTGGCGTACGGTAAATTCATCCAGAGCGTTCTTGACTTCGTGATCGTCGCCTTCGCGATTTTCATGGGCGTCAAAGCCATCAACCGCCTCAAACGCGAAGAAGCCGTGGCCCCGACCCTGCCGCCGGTACCGACCAAGGAAGAAGAATTGCTGGGCGAGATCCGCGATCTGCTCAAGGCCCAGAACAACCGGCCTTGA
- the radA gene encoding DNA repair protein RadA — MAKAKRMYGCTECGATFPKWAGQCGECGAWNTLTETMVESGGAAAPSGRTGWAGQQAQIKTLAEVSIEEIPRFSTASGELDRVLGGGLVDGSVVLIGGDPGIGKSTILLQTLCNLAKTMPALYVTGEESQQQVAMRARRLGLPQDQLRVMTETCIETIIATARQEKPKVMVIDSIQTIFTEQLQSAPGGVSQVRESAALLVRYAKQSGTAIFLVGHVTKEGALAGPRVLEHMVDTVLYFEGESDGRLRLLRAVKNRFGAVNELGVFGMTDKGLKEVSNPSAIFLTRAQEEVPGSVVMATWEGTRPMLVEVQALVDDSHLANPRRVTLGLDQNRLAMLLAVLHRHGGIPTHDQDVFLNVVGGVKVLETASDLALMAAVMSSLRNRPLPHDLLVFGEVGLSGEVRPVPSGQERLKEAAKHGFKRAIVPKGNAPKEAPPGLQIIAVTRLEQALDSLFE; from the coding sequence ATGGCCAAGGCCAAGCGCATGTACGGCTGCACCGAGTGCGGCGCAACCTTTCCCAAGTGGGCCGGGCAGTGCGGCGAATGCGGCGCCTGGAACACCCTGACCGAAACCATGGTCGAGAGCGGCGGTGCCGCCGCCCCGAGCGGGCGCACCGGCTGGGCCGGGCAACAGGCCCAGATCAAGACCCTGGCCGAAGTCAGCATTGAAGAGATTCCGCGTTTTTCCACAGCCTCCGGTGAGCTCGACCGAGTCCTTGGCGGCGGTCTGGTGGACGGTTCGGTGGTGCTGATCGGCGGTGATCCCGGTATCGGCAAATCGACGATTCTGTTGCAGACCCTGTGCAACCTCGCCAAGACCATGCCGGCGCTGTACGTCACAGGCGAAGAATCCCAGCAACAGGTCGCCATGCGCGCGCGCCGCCTCGGTCTGCCGCAGGATCAACTGCGGGTCATGACCGAAACCTGCATCGAAACCATCATCGCCACGGCCCGTCAGGAAAAACCCAAGGTGATGGTGATCGACTCGATCCAGACGATTTTCACCGAACAATTGCAATCGGCGCCGGGCGGCGTATCCCAGGTACGCGAAAGTGCCGCGTTACTGGTGCGTTACGCCAAGCAAAGCGGCACGGCGATTTTCCTGGTCGGCCACGTGACCAAGGAGGGCGCATTGGCGGGCCCCCGCGTTCTGGAGCATATGGTCGATACCGTGCTGTATTTCGAGGGCGAGTCCGACGGGCGATTGCGCCTGCTGCGGGCGGTGAAGAACCGTTTCGGCGCGGTCAACGAGCTCGGCGTGTTCGGCATGACCGACAAGGGTCTGAAAGAAGTCTCCAACCCTTCGGCGATTTTTCTTACCCGTGCACAGGAAGAAGTCCCGGGCAGTGTGGTGATGGCAACGTGGGAAGGCACCCGGCCGATGCTGGTTGAAGTCCAGGCACTGGTGGATGACAGTCATCTGGCCAACCCGCGTCGGGTCACCCTGGGTCTGGACCAGAATCGTCTGGCGATGCTGCTGGCGGTGCTGCACCGTCATGGCGGCATTCCGACCCACGATCAGGACGTGTTCCTCAACGTGGTCGGCGGGGTGAAGGTGCTGGAAACCGCCTCCGACCTGGCGTTGATGGCTGCGGTCATGTCGAGTCTGCGCAACCGTCCGCTCCCCCATGATTTGCTGGTGTTTGGTGAGGTCGGTCTGTCCGGCGAAGTGCGCCCGGTGCCGAGCGGTCAGGAGCGGTTGAAGGAAGCCGCCAAACACGGCTTCAAGCGCGCGATCGTGCCCAAGGGCAACGCGCCAAAGGAAGCACCGCCGGGTTTGCAGATCATTGCGGTGACGCGTCTGGAGCAGGCGCTGGATTCATTGTTCGAGTGA